One stretch of Candidatus Hydrogenedentota bacterium DNA includes these proteins:
- a CDS encoding methyltransferase domain-containing protein, producing MERVFRDETPSLILEVGSGISPIITGDGRVVYSELSPSACAVLRVLTPQGRHAAADATRLPFASGVFSHAIASEVVEHIEDDRAALHELARVLRPGGRLILTFPHRRDYFGVDDRYVRHWRRYDESDMAERLAGAGFAIVQTEKVLGPFEKLVMSLAVRCFEIWARRRSSSVDGMEKMGKINDPGSSRSASAIPASPSAKPHPDYWRWLAPLWAFVNTVACVIAAGDAWMVPRRWASVLLIVAVKA from the coding sequence GTGGAACGCGTGTTTCGCGACGAAACCCCGTCGCTCATCCTGGAAGTGGGCAGCGGCATATCGCCCATTATCACCGGGGACGGCCGGGTCGTCTATTCTGAATTGTCGCCCTCCGCATGCGCCGTATTGAGGGTGCTTACGCCGCAGGGGCGGCATGCCGCCGCCGATGCCACGCGCCTACCGTTTGCCTCCGGGGTATTCAGCCACGCAATCGCCTCCGAAGTCGTCGAACATATCGAAGACGACCGCGCCGCACTGCACGAACTGGCGCGCGTCTTGCGGCCCGGTGGAAGGCTGATCCTGACGTTTCCGCACCGCCGCGATTATTTCGGCGTGGACGATCGCTATGTGAGACATTGGCGGCGGTACGACGAGTCCGACATGGCCGAACGGCTGGCCGGGGCCGGATTCGCAATAGTCCAAACGGAAAAAGTACTGGGCCCTTTTGAGAAACTCGTCATGAGTCTGGCCGTGCGATGTTTTGAAATATGGGCAAGGCGGCGATCTTCGAGCGTGGACGGAATGGAGAAAATGGGCAAGATAAACGATCCGGGCAGCAGCCGATCCGCTTCGGCTATCCCGGCCAGTCCTTCCGCCAAACCACATCCGGATTATTGGCGTTGGTTGGCGCCCTTGTGGGCCTTCGTGAATACCGTTGCCTGTGTGATCGCGGCGGGCGACGCGTGGATGGTTCCCCGGAGATGGGCGAGCGTATTGCTTATCGTGGCGGTAAAAGCGTGA